ATAATGCAACAAACTCTTCTGTTTTTGGATATTCAATTTTATCATAGGGTTTAACAGAAGCTTTCTTATCAGTTCCCCAGACAACATTCACGCCAGTCTGCTGCGCAAATTGAATGAGCTTCTTCTTAATTTCTTCAATCTTTCCTTCTGCTTCTTCCTGCTGCTTTTCAAGTTCTGTTAATTCATCAACAAGCTGAACTCCATCATCTTCTTTGAATTCTTCTGGTGTCTTTTCTTCCAAAGCAAGTTCATGTTTCCATGCAGGACATATTGATTTATATTTGCACCAATCACACAAAGAGCTGACTTCTGTTGGAAAGGTGATGCATGTTTCTATTTCTTTGATGAGTTCTTCTGTTTCTTTCTTTAGCTTTGTAAGCTGTTCATCGCTTCTTTCAGAAACAAGCTCTTTGTCAAAAGCAAGAAAGTACCAAACAAGCTTGACATTTTTGCAATCTTTGAAATTTTTCTTGACCCAAAGCGAATACATTGCAAGTTGTCTGTCTTCATCTAACTCTCCTTGCACTTTGAGTTTGTTGTTTGTTTTGTAATCACAAACGTAATAATTTCCTTCTTTGTCACATGCTAAACGATCAATTCGAATATGATACTGATTTCCGTCAGCAAGAGCGAGTCTATCTTCTGTCTCTAAGCCAAGTGTTTTGAGATGGTTAAATGGTTTGTAATGGTCATAATAATCAACAATAAATTTCTTTCCCATCTCTTTATAGTTGTCTTGTGTATATTCTTGTTTCACAATGACTATCGAATCGCTCCATTTTTCTTTCCATATTCTTTCGAACATCACTAATAATTCTTCTTTAGAATTCATTTTTTGAAATTGGAGGTCTTTGTACAATTTTTCTAAGAGCCTATCCCGAAAGGAATAAATAGTAGCTTTCTCATTGAATAGATATTAGGGAATGGGTCACGTGAGAATGAGAAGAGGTGACCCGATGGGATTAGTTGTTAGAGATGATGGTTGGAGAATTCCGGATGAAC
The genomic region above belongs to Candidatus Woesearchaeota archaeon and contains:
- a CDS encoding PD-(D/E)XK nuclease family protein — translated: MYKDLQFQKMNSKEELLVMFERIWKEKWSDSIVIVKQEYTQDNYKEMGKKFIVDYYDHYKPFNHLKTLGLETEDRLALADGNQYHIRIDRLACDKEGNYYVCDYKTNNKLKVQGELDEDRQLAMYSLWVKKNFKDCKNVKLVWYFLAFDKELVSERSDEQLTKLKKETEELIKEIETCITFPTEVSSLCDWCKYKSICPAWKHELALEEKTPEEFKEDDGVQLVDELTELEKQQEEAEGKIEEIKKKLIQFAQQTGVNVVWGTDKKASVKPYDKIEYPKTEEFVALLKEKGVYDDLVSLNYSKLQSKVLKRQIDIDILEHIKTEQGWMVRLSKR